The proteins below come from a single Oerskovia jenensis genomic window:
- a CDS encoding alpha-ketoacid dehydrogenase subunit beta — protein MTTLTLAKALNAGLRRSLATDDKVLVMGEDVGRLGGVYRVTDGLQSEFGLRRVLDTPLAESGILGTAVGLAYRGYRPVCEIQFDGFVYVAFDQIVSQLAKMHARTGGAVRLPITIRIPVGGGLGAAEHHSESPEAYFAHTAGLRVVTVSDPQDAYTVLQQAIACDDPVVFFEPKRRYHLKGEVNEAADLRSAPPMDAARVVVPGTDVTLVTFGSLVTTARDAAVAAADEGVSVEVVDLRSLSPIDHATVAASVRKTGRLVVAHEAPHQAGLGAEVAAAATENCFDHLEAAPVRVTGHDVPYPPAKAEQHQVPDLDRILDGVDRVLGRGAHVSSEYASFEGVAR, from the coding sequence ATGACCACCCTGACGCTCGCCAAGGCCCTCAACGCGGGCCTGCGCCGGTCGCTCGCGACCGACGACAAGGTCCTCGTCATGGGCGAGGACGTCGGCCGCCTCGGCGGTGTGTACCGCGTGACGGACGGGCTCCAGAGCGAGTTCGGCCTGCGTCGCGTGCTGGACACGCCGCTCGCGGAGTCGGGCATCCTCGGCACGGCCGTGGGGCTCGCGTACCGCGGCTACCGTCCTGTGTGCGAGATCCAGTTCGACGGGTTCGTGTACGTCGCGTTCGACCAGATCGTGTCCCAGCTCGCCAAGATGCACGCCCGCACGGGCGGCGCGGTGCGCCTGCCGATCACGATCCGCATCCCCGTGGGCGGTGGCCTGGGGGCGGCCGAGCACCACTCGGAGTCGCCCGAGGCGTACTTCGCGCACACCGCGGGTCTGCGTGTCGTGACGGTCTCCGACCCGCAGGACGCCTACACCGTGCTCCAGCAGGCCATCGCGTGCGACGACCCGGTCGTGTTCTTCGAGCCCAAGCGTCGCTACCACCTCAAGGGCGAGGTCAACGAGGCGGCCGACCTCCGCTCGGCGCCGCCCATGGACGCGGCGCGCGTCGTCGTGCCCGGCACCGACGTCACGCTGGTGACGTTCGGGTCGCTCGTCACGACGGCCCGCGACGCGGCTGTCGCCGCCGCCGACGAGGGCGTGTCGGTCGAGGTCGTGGACCTGCGCTCGCTCTCGCCGATCGACCACGCGACGGTCGCGGCGTCGGTCCGCAAGACGGGTCGGTTGGTCGTCGCGCACGAGGCCCCGCACCAGGCGGGCCTGGGCGCCGAGGTCGCCGCGGCGGCCACCGAGAACTGCTTCGACCACCTCGAGGCCGCGCCGGTGCGCGTCACGGGGCACGACGTCCCGTACCCGCCCGCGAAGGCCGAGCAGCACCAGGTCCCGGACCTGGACCGGATCCTCGACGGCGTGGATCGCGTCCTGGGGCGCGGGGCGCACGTGTCGTCGGAGTACGCGTCGTTCGAGGGGGTGGCACGGTGA
- a CDS encoding dihydrolipoamide acetyltransferase family protein, giving the protein MATREFLLPDLGEGLTESDLVSWHVAAGDTVELNQVIAEVETAKALVDLPSPYAGVVTVLHAEPGQTVNVGEPLVTFEVPDEAGVSGAVPAAGPSDRASAGSGRAGRTARRGAPGQVSDGAAPDGSSAATSAGVGSPDGATAAGRAADSGADGPEEAPQPNLVGYGARPERSGRPTRRARRSPAPAAAEMRPTGVENRVSTPDGRISADGVEHGKLSDDDMAGAGAGAGAGAGAGAGPGAGAGASAAAGSSTGMPPIERPRSTPPVRRLAKQLGVHLERIVGTGARGLVTREDVLAAVSCAQDGSRDGTGTGADQGAAAGRRAGTGRERNGVHGLPSDASRGPASRGFGTAGPADEWDDDEDAADEPARTSGRFAPTSLRDILGQSGLARAASRRAGGFPLPETRTAPAEPDDRRGAAPSGLRADRTPGRRTGDPATRETRTPVRGVRKHTAAAMVASAFTAPHATVFLTLDVTPSTELLDRLRTHPLARGTRITVLALVARALCVVLPRHPSLASRWEDLPDGGAEIVHSPRVHLGIAVATDRGLVVPHVPDAHTLGLTGLAQALADLTATARSGRTAPERLTGGTITITNVGVFGVDAGTPILVPGEAAILGVGAVRKRPWEHEGQVALRDVLTLSLSFDHRVVDGEQGARFLAELGALLADPALALLLVGDPGDPGAPEAPGPGEQGASRTGAPS; this is encoded by the coding sequence ATGGCCACACGCGAGTTCCTCCTGCCCGACCTCGGCGAGGGTCTCACCGAGTCCGACCTCGTGAGCTGGCACGTCGCCGCGGGGGACACGGTCGAGCTCAACCAGGTCATCGCGGAGGTCGAGACGGCCAAGGCCCTGGTCGACCTCCCGTCGCCCTACGCGGGCGTCGTCACGGTCCTGCACGCCGAGCCGGGACAGACGGTCAACGTCGGTGAGCCGCTCGTGACGTTCGAGGTCCCGGACGAGGCGGGGGTGTCGGGCGCGGTGCCCGCCGCGGGGCCGTCGGACAGGGCGTCGGCAGGCAGTGGCCGTGCGGGGCGGACGGCCCGCCGCGGTGCCCCGGGCCAGGTGTCCGACGGCGCCGCGCCCGATGGTTCGTCGGCAGCCACGTCGGCGGGGGTCGGCTCGCCCGACGGCGCCACGGCGGCCGGTCGTGCGGCCGACAGCGGGGCGGACGGGCCCGAGGAGGCGCCCCAGCCGAACCTCGTCGGGTACGGTGCGCGACCGGAACGATCGGGCCGACCCACGAGGCGAGCACGCCGGTCCCCGGCCCCGGCCGCTGCCGAGATGCGGCCAACTGGGGTCGAGAACAGGGTCAGCACCCCAGATGGCCGCATCTCGGCGGACGGGGTCGAGCACGGGAAGCTCTCCGACGACGACATGGCCGGAGCCGGAGCCGGAGCCGGAGCCGGAGCCGGAGCCGGAGCCGGCCCGGGGGCGGGGGCTGGTGCGAGCGCGGCAGCGGGCTCGAGTACCGGTATGCCCCCCATCGAGCGACCCCGCTCGACCCCGCCCGTGCGCCGGCTGGCCAAGCAGCTCGGGGTCCACCTCGAACGGATCGTCGGGACCGGGGCCCGTGGCCTCGTGACCCGCGAGGACGTCCTGGCGGCGGTGAGCTGTGCCCAGGACGGTTCCCGCGACGGGACCGGGACCGGAGCCGACCAGGGTGCCGCAGCCGGTCGACGCGCGGGGACGGGCCGGGAGCGCAACGGCGTCCACGGTCTCCCGAGCGACGCGTCGAGGGGACCGGCGTCCCGAGGCTTCGGCACCGCAGGACCGGCCGACGAGTGGGACGACGACGAGGACGCTGCCGACGAGCCCGCACGCACCTCGGGGCGCTTCGCGCCGACCTCGCTGCGCGACATCCTCGGCCAGTCCGGGCTGGCCCGCGCGGCCTCACGGCGCGCCGGAGGGTTCCCGCTGCCCGAGACGCGCACCGCACCGGCCGAGCCGGACGACAGGAGGGGAGCGGCGCCGTCGGGCCTGCGTGCCGACCGGACCCCCGGCCGCCGGACGGGCGACCCGGCCACCCGAGAGACCCGGACCCCCGTGCGCGGCGTGCGCAAGCACACGGCCGCCGCGATGGTCGCGAGCGCGTTCACCGCGCCCCACGCGACCGTGTTCCTCACGCTCGACGTTACGCCGAGCACCGAGCTCCTCGACCGCCTGCGGACCCACCCGCTCGCCCGCGGGACCAGGATCACGGTCCTGGCTCTCGTCGCGCGGGCGCTGTGCGTCGTGCTGCCACGGCACCCGTCGCTCGCGAGCCGGTGGGAGGACCTGCCCGACGGGGGCGCGGAGATCGTCCACAGCCCGCGCGTCCACCTGGGGATAGCGGTCGCGACCGACCGCGGCCTCGTGGTGCCGCACGTGCCCGATGCGCACACGCTCGGGCTCACAGGACTCGCGCAGGCGCTCGCGGACCTCACCGCGACCGCCCGCAGCGGGCGCACCGCGCCCGAACGGCTCACGGGCGGAACCATCACGATCACCAACGTCGGGGTGTTCGGCGTCGACGCCGGGACGCCGATCCTGGTCCCGGGGGAGGCCGCGATCCTGGGCGTCGGGGCCGTGCGGAAGCGGCCGTGGGAGCACGAGGGACAGGTCGCGCTGCGCGACGTCCTGACGCTGAGCCTGTCGTTCGACCACCGCGTGGTCGACGGCGAGCAGGGTGCCCGGTTCCTCGCGGAGCTCGGGGCGCTGCTCGCGGACCCGGCGCTCGCGCTGCTGCTCGTGGGCGACCCGGGCGACCCGGGCGCCCCCGAGGCCCCGGGCCCCGGCGAGCAGGGCGCGTCCCGGACGGGGGCGCCCTCGTGA
- a CDS encoding carboxyl transferase domain-containing protein: protein MGTTVDPASTTARADDAAQRALVAGLRERTARAALGGPEPSRARHVARGKLLPRERVEHLLDEGSPFLEIAPLAAEGMLGGEWPGAGVIAGIGVVEGRQVLVVCNDATVKGGTYHPLTVKKHLRAQEIALENRLPCIYLVDSGGAFLPLQAEVFPDRDHFGRIFYHQARLSAAGVPQIAAVLGSCTAGGAYVPAMSDETVIVRNQGTIFLGGPPLVKAAIGEVVTAEELGGGDLHARRSGVTDHLAEDDEHALAIVRRIVSTLPPDPAPAWAVDESVPPVVGQDEPGGPGESLYGAVPVDVQAPYDAREIVARLVDGSVFHEFKREYGDTLVTGFAHLHGHPVGIVANNGVLFSPSALKGAHFVELCDQRGIPLVFLQNISGFMVGTDAEAGGIAKDGAKMVTAVATTRVPKLTVVVGGSFGAGNYSMCGRAYSPRFLWSWPASRISVMGGPQAASVLATVKADQLAARGEQWAPDDEAAFREDIRARYEEQGDPYYATARLWDDGVIDPADTRRVLGLALDVCARTPLAPTEGPRFGLFRM from the coding sequence CTGGGGACGACGGTCGACCCGGCCTCCACCACGGCCCGGGCCGATGACGCAGCCCAGCGCGCGCTCGTCGCCGGGCTGCGCGAGCGCACGGCCCGTGCCGCGCTCGGCGGCCCCGAGCCGTCGCGGGCCCGGCACGTCGCGCGCGGCAAGCTGCTGCCGCGCGAGCGCGTCGAGCACCTGCTCGACGAGGGCAGCCCGTTCCTGGAGATCGCGCCGCTCGCGGCCGAGGGGATGCTGGGCGGCGAGTGGCCCGGGGCGGGTGTGATCGCGGGGATCGGGGTCGTCGAGGGGCGCCAGGTGCTGGTCGTGTGCAACGACGCGACCGTGAAGGGCGGCACGTACCACCCGCTCACGGTCAAGAAGCACCTGCGGGCCCAGGAGATCGCGCTCGAGAACCGGCTGCCGTGTATCTACCTGGTCGACTCGGGCGGCGCGTTCCTGCCGCTCCAGGCCGAGGTGTTCCCCGACCGCGACCACTTCGGCCGGATCTTCTACCACCAGGCCCGGCTCTCGGCCGCGGGCGTCCCGCAGATCGCAGCCGTCCTGGGCTCGTGCACCGCGGGCGGCGCGTACGTGCCCGCGATGAGCGACGAGACCGTGATCGTGCGGAACCAGGGCACGATCTTCCTGGGCGGCCCGCCGCTCGTGAAGGCCGCGATCGGCGAGGTCGTCACGGCCGAGGAGCTGGGTGGCGGCGACCTGCACGCGCGCCGCTCGGGCGTCACCGACCACCTGGCGGAGGACGACGAGCACGCGCTCGCGATCGTGCGACGCATCGTCTCGACGCTCCCGCCGGACCCCGCGCCAGCATGGGCGGTCGACGAGAGCGTCCCGCCCGTCGTCGGGCAGGACGAGCCCGGCGGGCCGGGCGAGAGTCTGTACGGCGCGGTGCCGGTCGACGTCCAGGCGCCCTACGACGCGCGCGAGATCGTCGCGCGGCTCGTCGACGGCAGCGTGTTCCACGAGTTCAAGCGCGAGTACGGCGACACCCTGGTCACGGGGTTCGCGCACCTGCACGGGCACCCCGTGGGGATCGTCGCGAACAACGGGGTCCTGTTCAGCCCGTCGGCGCTCAAGGGCGCGCACTTCGTCGAGCTGTGCGACCAGCGCGGCATCCCGCTCGTGTTCCTGCAGAACATCTCGGGGTTCATGGTCGGCACCGACGCCGAGGCCGGGGGCATCGCCAAGGACGGCGCCAAGATGGTCACGGCCGTCGCGACGACGCGCGTGCCCAAGCTGACCGTCGTGGTCGGCGGGTCGTTCGGGGCGGGCAACTACTCGATGTGCGGGCGCGCCTACTCGCCGCGCTTCCTGTGGTCGTGGCCCGCGAGCCGGATCTCGGTCATGGGCGGCCCGCAGGCCGCGTCGGTGCTCGCGACGGTCAAGGCCGACCAGCTCGCGGCGCGCGGCGAGCAGTGGGCGCCCGACGACGAGGCCGCCTTCCGCGAGGACATCCGTGCGCGCTACGAGGAGCAGGGCGACCCGTACTACGCCACGGCCCGGCTCTGGGACGACGGCGTCATCGACCCCGCCGACACGCGCCGCGTGCTGGGACTCGCGCTCGACGTGTGCGCCCGCACGCCGTTGGCCCCGACCGAGGGCCCGCGCTTCGGGCTCTTCAGGATGTGA
- a CDS encoding ATP-binding protein, giving the protein MDTVPAASPPTTPLLSEPASTPGHARSDNPSTRPFGTVLVANRGEIACRVIATLRRLGIRSVAVHSDADAGARHVSLADVAVRIGPAPAAESYLNVPAILDAARATGADAIHPGYGFLSENPELARACADAGIVFVGPGVAALEAMADKITAKEIVAARGVPVVPGSTGRDPGTGRALDDEALARAARDVGFPLLVKPSAGGGGKGMQVVTSADDLPAALASARRVATRSFGDGTLLVERLVARPRHIEVQVLADSRGAVVHLGERECSLQRRHQKVVEEAPSPLLDAATRERIGAAACEVARSVDYEGAGTVEFLVPAAEPTTFYFIEMNTRLQVEHPVTEMVTGLDLVEAQLRVAAGEPLRFAQEDVVLRGHAIEARVYAESPARGFLPATGEVLALTEPDGAGWRLDSSLTEGLRVGGDYDPLLAKAVAHGADRAQALDRLDRLLAETLVLGVDTNIGFLRALLGDPDVRSGDLDTGLIERFVAAGGVPSGTATEEDLAVVALFVLAGRPRGVPGAWGARDGWRLNASPRPHRVVLHVAPDDPHEVTVAGDVSDAVVHVDEGPRPGTARRAALTPAAGHAWRFTAEGRSETVHLATGADGSVWLSRAGRVVQVAVPTRTERLDAAARGRTVHPDGPTSPDVRAGMPGTVVAVSVADGESVDAGAVLVVVEAMKMEHALRAPHAGVVRLTARPGDLVRRDEVVARVERAPDDVAPVPADGPVAVVASDAAPAPDDLADPPGPSPMPRPEADIPAVPVPSHTPGAS; this is encoded by the coding sequence ATGGACACCGTGCCTGCTGCCTCCCCGCCCACCACCCCGCTGTTGTCAGAACCAGCGAGCACCCCAGGTCACGCTCGTTCTGACAACCCGAGCACGCGGCCCTTCGGCACCGTCCTCGTCGCCAACCGCGGCGAGATCGCGTGCCGCGTCATCGCCACGCTGCGGCGCCTCGGCATCCGCTCGGTCGCGGTCCACAGCGACGCCGACGCCGGCGCGCGCCACGTCTCCCTCGCCGACGTCGCGGTGCGGATCGGCCCGGCCCCTGCTGCCGAGTCCTACCTGAACGTGCCCGCGATCCTCGACGCGGCCCGCGCGACGGGCGCCGACGCGATCCACCCCGGCTACGGCTTCCTGTCGGAGAACCCCGAGCTCGCGCGGGCCTGCGCGGACGCGGGCATCGTGTTCGTCGGTCCGGGCGTCGCGGCGCTCGAGGCCATGGCCGACAAGATCACGGCCAAGGAGATCGTCGCGGCGCGCGGGGTCCCGGTCGTGCCGGGCAGCACGGGCCGCGACCCCGGGACGGGCCGGGCGCTCGACGACGAGGCCCTCGCGCGGGCTGCGCGCGACGTCGGCTTCCCGCTGCTGGTCAAGCCTTCGGCGGGCGGCGGCGGCAAGGGCATGCAGGTCGTGACGTCGGCCGACGACCTCCCGGCCGCGCTCGCGAGCGCCCGCCGCGTCGCGACCCGGTCGTTCGGCGACGGCACGCTGCTCGTCGAGCGCCTGGTCGCCCGGCCGCGCCACATCGAGGTGCAGGTGCTCGCGGACTCGCGCGGCGCCGTCGTGCACCTGGGGGAGCGTGAGTGCTCGCTCCAGCGGCGCCACCAGAAGGTCGTCGAGGAGGCGCCGTCGCCGCTGCTCGACGCCGCGACGCGCGAGCGCATCGGGGCGGCCGCGTGCGAGGTCGCGCGCAGCGTCGACTACGAGGGCGCCGGGACGGTCGAGTTCCTCGTGCCGGCCGCCGAGCCGACCACCTTCTACTTCATCGAGATGAACACGCGCCTGCAGGTCGAGCACCCCGTGACCGAGATGGTCACGGGCCTGGACCTGGTCGAGGCCCAGCTCCGCGTCGCGGCCGGCGAGCCGCTCAGGTTCGCGCAGGAGGACGTCGTGCTGCGGGGCCACGCGATCGAGGCCCGGGTCTACGCCGAGTCCCCGGCGCGCGGGTTCCTGCCCGCGACGGGCGAGGTCCTCGCGCTCACCGAGCCCGACGGCGCCGGGTGGCGTCTCGACAGCAGCCTCACCGAGGGTCTGCGCGTCGGGGGCGACTACGACCCGCTGCTCGCGAAGGCCGTCGCGCACGGCGCCGACCGCGCCCAGGCGCTCGACCGGCTCGACCGCCTGCTCGCGGAGACGCTCGTCCTGGGGGTCGACACCAACATCGGCTTCCTGCGGGCGCTCCTCGGGGACCCGGACGTCCGGTCGGGCGACCTCGACACGGGCCTGATCGAGCGGTTCGTGGCGGCGGGGGGAGTGCCCTCGGGGACCGCGACCGAGGAGGACCTCGCGGTGGTGGCGCTCTTCGTGCTCGCCGGGCGTCCACGGGGCGTGCCCGGCGCGTGGGGCGCCCGCGACGGCTGGCGGCTCAACGCCTCGCCACGCCCCCACCGGGTCGTGCTGCACGTCGCCCCGGACGATCCCCACGAGGTGACCGTCGCGGGAGACGTGAGCGACGCCGTCGTGCACGTGGACGAGGGCCCACGGCCCGGGACGGCCCGGCGGGCCGCACTGACCCCGGCCGCGGGACACGCGTGGCGGTTCACCGCGGAGGGCAGGAGCGAGACCGTGCACCTCGCGACCGGTGCCGACGGCAGCGTGTGGCTCTCTCGCGCGGGCCGCGTCGTCCAGGTCGCGGTCCCGACGCGCACCGAGCGGCTCGACGCGGCCGCGCGCGGGCGCACGGTGCACCCTGACGGACCCACGAGCCCCGACGTCCGCGCGGGCATGCCCGGGACGGTCGTCGCGGTCTCCGTCGCGGACGGGGAGAGCGTCGACGCGGGCGCCGTCCTCGTGGTCGTCGAGGCCATGAAGATGGAGCACGCGCTGAGGGCCCCGCATGCGGGCGTCGTGCGGCTCACGGCCCGCCCGGGCGACCTGGTGCGCCGCGACGAGGTCGTCGCCCGCGTCGAACGGGCG